The Vicinamibacteria bacterium genome includes a window with the following:
- a CDS encoding DUF433 domain-containing protein, producing MLSAVRRHLDRELEAQYGLEEPLPKLDSRNEPAYSITEAGRYLRLSPATLRSWFLGRPYPTAKGLSQFAPVLRLAKRDPATLSFSNLIEAHVLRALRTEHGVPLVEVRQALAYAQQKLNIDQLLLREELRTAGGKLFLDRYGELVNLSASSQLAMRKVFEAHLTRVEWGKLRSAVRLYPFVVSEGVDAKPIMIDPQISFGRPVVGKAFISTRIILDRIDAGEKVENVARDYDLTNAAVEEAVVFERAA from the coding sequence ATGCTTTCTGCGGTCAGGAGGCACCTGGACCGCGAACTTGAGGCACAATACGGGCTGGAGGAGCCCCTGCCTAAGCTGGATTCACGTAACGAGCCCGCCTACTCGATCACCGAAGCCGGCCGCTACTTGAGGCTGTCGCCCGCCACGTTGCGGTCCTGGTTCTTGGGACGGCCCTACCCGACGGCCAAGGGGCTCAGCCAGTTCGCCCCGGTCTTGAGGCTGGCGAAGAGGGACCCGGCGACGCTTTCCTTCTCGAACCTGATCGAGGCTCACGTCCTGCGAGCGCTCCGGACCGAGCACGGCGTTCCGCTCGTCGAGGTTCGCCAGGCGCTCGCGTACGCTCAGCAGAAGCTGAACATCGACCAGCTACTGTTGCGGGAGGAGCTCCGGACGGCCGGCGGGAAGTTATTTCTCGACCGATATGGAGAACTAGTGAACCTCTCCGCCTCAAGCCAGCTCGCGATGCGCAAGGTCTTCGAAGCTCACCTCACGCGTGTCGAATGGGGGAAGCTCCGGTCCGCAGTTCGCCTCTACCCGTTCGTGGTTTCAGAGGGTGTCGACGCCAAGCCTATCATGATCGACCCGCAGATCTCCTTCGGCCGTCCGGTGGTCGGCAAGGCGTTCATTTCCACACGTATCATCCTCGACCGGATCGATGCAGGGGAGAAAGTCGAGAATGTCGCGCGCGACTACGACCTCACGAACGCGGCGGTTGAGGAGGCCGTCGTCTTCGAGCGGGCGGCTTGA